Proteins encoded within one genomic window of Streptomyces profundus:
- the radA gene encoding DNA repair protein RadA, producing the protein MARKTDRPAYRCSECGWSTGKWLGRCPECHAWGTVEEVGATPAVRTVPAARVASPALPIGQVDGAAVAARSTGVPELDRVLGGGLVPGAVVLLAGEPGVGKSTLLLDVAAKAASGSHRTLYITGEESAGQVRMRADRIGALADDLYLAAETDLASVLGQLDAVKPSLLVLDSVQTVASGEVDGAPGGMAQVREVAGALIRASKERGMSTVLVGHVTKDGAIAGPRLLEHLVDVVLHFEGDRHARLRLVRGVKNRYGATDEVGCFELHDEGITSLADPSGLFLTRRDEPVPGTCLTVTLEGRRPLVAEVQSLTVDSQIPSPRRTTSGLETSRVSMMLAVLEQRGQISALGKNDIYTATVGGVRLSEPAADLAVALALASAASGTPLPQNLVAIGEVGLAGEVRRVTGVQRRLAEASRLGFGHALVPTDSGEVPAGMRVLEVANIGEALHVLPTHRAESSGRSRARR; encoded by the coding sequence ATGGCTCGAAAAACAGACCGCCCGGCGTACCGCTGTAGCGAGTGTGGCTGGTCCACGGGGAAGTGGCTGGGCCGCTGCCCCGAGTGCCACGCCTGGGGCACGGTCGAGGAGGTCGGCGCCACGCCGGCGGTGCGCACGGTCCCGGCGGCCCGGGTGGCGTCGCCCGCGCTGCCGATCGGGCAGGTGGACGGCGCGGCCGTCGCCGCCCGTTCCACGGGCGTCCCCGAGCTGGATCGGGTGCTCGGCGGCGGGCTGGTGCCGGGCGCGGTGGTGCTGCTCGCCGGCGAGCCGGGCGTGGGCAAGTCCACGCTGCTGCTGGATGTGGCGGCCAAGGCCGCGTCGGGGTCGCACCGCACGCTCTACATCACGGGCGAGGAGTCGGCGGGCCAGGTCCGGATGCGGGCCGATCGGATCGGCGCGCTGGCGGACGATCTCTACCTCGCCGCCGAGACGGATCTGGCCTCCGTGCTCGGCCAGTTGGACGCGGTGAAGCCGTCCCTGCTGGTGCTGGACTCGGTGCAGACGGTCGCCTCCGGCGAGGTGGACGGCGCGCCGGGCGGGATGGCCCAGGTGCGGGAGGTCGCCGGTGCGCTGATCCGGGCTTCCAAGGAGCGCGGCATGTCCACGGTGCTGGTCGGCCACGTCACCAAGGACGGCGCGATCGCCGGGCCCCGGCTGCTGGAGCATCTGGTGGACGTGGTGCTGCACTTCGAGGGCGACCGACACGCCCGGCTGCGGCTGGTGCGCGGGGTGAAGAACCGCTACGGCGCCACGGACGAGGTGGGCTGCTTCGAGTTGCACGACGAGGGCATCACCTCGCTGGCCGACCCGTCCGGGCTCTTCCTCACCCGCCGGGACGAGCCCGTGCCGGGCACCTGCCTCACGGTCACCCTGGAAGGCCGCCGCCCGCTGGTCGCCGAGGTGCAGTCGCTGACGGTCGACAGCCAGATCCCGTCCCCCCGGCGCACCACATCGGGCCTTGAGACGTCCCGGGTGTCGATGATGCTGGCCGTCCTCGAACAGCGCGGCCAGATATCGGCGCTGGGCAAGAACGACATCTACACCGCCACGGTCGGCGGCGTCCGGCTCTCCGAGCCCGCGGCGGATCTGGCGGTCGCCCTGGCCCTGGCCAGCGCGGCCAGCGGCACGCCGCTCCCCCAGAACCTGGTCGCCATCGGCGAGGTCGGCCTGGCCGGCGAGGTGCGGCGGGTCACGGGCGTGCAGCGGCGGCTCGCCGAGGCGTCCCGCCTTGGCTTCGGCCACGCGCTGGTGCCGACCGACTCGGGCGAGGTGCCGGCCGGAATGCGGGTGCTTGAGGTGGCGAATATCGGGGAGGCGCTTCATGTGCTCCCGACCCATCGCGCGGAGTCCTCAGGGCGGTCGAGGGCACGCCGGTAG
- the disA gene encoding DNA integrity scanning diadenylate cyclase DisA has protein sequence MAASDRPASPGRAGSGSGTDGLLRAALSAVAPGTQLRDGLERILRGNTGGLIVLGVDRTVESLCTGGFVLDVEFTATRLRELCKLDGAVIVDRDISRIVRAGVQLVPDPSIPTEETGTRHRTAQRVSIQTGYPVVSVSQSMRLIALYLEGQRRVLEDSGAILSRANQALATLERYKLRLDEVAGTLSALEIEDLVTVRDVAAVAQRLEMVRRIAVEIAEYVVELGTDGRLLSLQLDELIAGVEPERQLIVRDYLPEAGGKRSRKVGTALTELDSLGHAELLELPLVARALGYSVAPESLDTAVSPRGFRLLAKIPRLPGLVIDRLVDHFGGLQKLLAASVDDLQAVDGVGETRARSVREGLSRLAESSILERYV, from the coding sequence ATGGCAGCCAGCGACCGGCCGGCGAGTCCCGGCAGGGCCGGGAGTGGCTCGGGAACGGACGGTCTGCTGCGCGCCGCGCTGAGCGCGGTCGCCCCGGGCACCCAGCTCCGTGACGGCCTGGAGCGGATCCTGCGGGGCAACACCGGCGGGCTGATCGTGCTGGGCGTCGACCGCACCGTCGAGTCGCTCTGCACGGGCGGCTTCGTGCTGGACGTCGAGTTCACCGCCACCCGGCTGCGCGAGCTGTGCAAGCTGGACGGCGCGGTCATCGTGGACCGCGACATCTCCCGCATCGTCCGGGCCGGCGTGCAGCTGGTGCCCGATCCCAGCATCCCGACGGAGGAGACGGGCACCCGGCACCGCACCGCCCAGCGGGTCTCCATCCAGACGGGGTACCCGGTGGTCTCCGTCAGCCAGTCGATGCGCCTGATCGCGCTCTATCTGGAGGGCCAGCGGCGTGTGTTGGAGGACTCGGGCGCCATCCTGTCCCGGGCCAACCAGGCGCTCGCCACGCTGGAGCGGTACAAGCTGCGGCTCGACGAGGTGGCGGGCACGCTCTCCGCGTTGGAGATCGAGGACCTGGTCACGGTGCGGGACGTCGCGGCGGTGGCGCAGCGGCTGGAGATGGTCCGCCGGATCGCCGTCGAGATCGCCGAGTACGTGGTGGAGTTGGGCACGGACGGGCGGCTGCTGTCGCTCCAGCTGGACGAGCTGATCGCCGGCGTGGAGCCCGAACGCCAGCTGATCGTGCGGGACTACCTCCCGGAGGCCGGCGGCAAGCGCTCCCGCAAGGTCGGCACCGCGCTCACCGAGCTGGACTCCCTCGGCCATGCCGAGCTGCTGGAACTGCCGCTGGTGGCTCGGGCGTTGGGGTACAGCGTCGCCCCCGAGTCGCTGGACACGGCCGTCTCCCCGCGCGGCTTCCGGCTGTTGGCGAAGATCCCCCGGCTGCCCGGCCTGGTCATCGACCGCCTGGTGGACCACTTCGGCGGCCTCCAGAAGCTGTTGGCCGCCAGCGTCGACGATCTCCAGGCGGTGGACGGCGTCGGCGAGACCAGGGCCCGCTCGGTCCGCGAGGGCCTCTCCCGACTGGCCGAGTCCTCCATCCTCGAACGCTACGTCTGA
- a CDS encoding ATP-dependent Clp protease ATP-binding subunit, which translates to MFERFTDRARRVVVLAQEEARMLNHNYIGTEHILLGLIHEGEGVAAKALESLGISLEAVRQQVEEIIGQGQQAPSGHIPFTPRAKKVLELSLREALQLGHNYIGTEHILLGLIREGEGVAAQVLVKLGADLNRVRQQVIQLLSGYSGGKEAATAGAPAEGTPSTSLVLDQFGRNLTQAARETKLDPVIGREKEIERVMQVLSRRTKNNPVLIGEPGVGKTAVVEGLAQAIVKGEVPETLKDKHLYTLDLGALVAGSRYRGDFEERLKKVLKEIRTRGDIILFIDELHTLVGAGAAEGAIDAASILKPMLARGELQTIGATTLDEYRKYLEKDAALERRFQPIQVAEPSLPHTIEILKGLRDRYEAHHRVSITDSALVAAAQLADRYISDRFLPDKAIDLIDEAGSRMRIRRMTAPPDLREFDEKIANVRREKESAIDSQDFEKAASLRDNEKQLLTGKAQREKEWKSGDMDVVAEVDEDLIAEVLAASTGIPVFKLTEEESSRLLRMEDELHKRVIGQQDAIKALSQAIRRTRAGLKDPKRPGGSFIFAGPSGVGKTELSKTLAEFLFGDEDALISLDMSEFGEKHTVSRLFGSPPGYVGYEEGGQLTEKVRRKPFSVVLFDEVEKAHPDIFNSLLQILEDGRLTDSQGRVVDFKNTVIIMTTNLGTRDISKGFNLGFAVAGDVATGYERMKAKVNDELKQHFRPEFLNRVDDTVVFHQLTKDDIIKIVDLMIAQVDERLKDRDMAIELSTDAKEHLAKRGYDPVLGARPLRRTIQRDIEDVLSEKILFGELRPGHIVVVGTEGEGKDKKFTFRGEEKSSLPDAPPVEQAAKGGPKLSKD; encoded by the coding sequence ATGTTCGAGAGGTTCACCGACCGCGCGCGGCGGGTTGTCGTCCTGGCTCAGGAAGAAGCCCGGATGCTCAACCACAACTACATCGGCACCGAGCACATCCTTCTGGGCCTGATCCACGAGGGTGAGGGTGTCGCCGCTAAGGCCCTGGAGAGCCTCGGGATCTCGCTTGAGGCGGTCCGCCAGCAGGTGGAGGAGATCATCGGGCAGGGCCAGCAGGCTCCGTCCGGGCACATCCCCTTCACCCCCCGGGCCAAGAAGGTGCTGGAGCTTTCGCTCCGCGAGGCACTCCAGCTCGGCCACAACTACATCGGCACCGAGCACATCCTGCTCGGCCTGATCCGCGAGGGCGAGGGCGTCGCCGCCCAGGTCCTGGTGAAGCTCGGCGCCGACCTCAACCGGGTGCGGCAGCAGGTGATCCAGCTGCTCTCCGGCTACTCGGGCGGCAAGGAGGCGGCCACCGCCGGAGCCCCGGCCGAGGGCACGCCCTCCACCTCCCTGGTGCTCGACCAGTTCGGCCGGAACCTCACCCAGGCCGCTCGGGAGACCAAGCTCGACCCGGTGATCGGGCGCGAGAAGGAGATCGAGCGGGTCATGCAGGTGCTGTCCCGCCGCACCAAGAACAACCCGGTGCTGATCGGCGAGCCCGGCGTCGGCAAGACGGCCGTCGTCGAGGGCCTGGCCCAGGCGATCGTCAAGGGCGAGGTGCCCGAGACGCTCAAGGACAAGCACCTCTACACCCTGGACCTCGGCGCCCTGGTCGCCGGCTCCCGGTACCGCGGTGACTTCGAGGAGCGCCTGAAGAAGGTGCTCAAGGAGATCCGCACCCGGGGCGACATCATCCTGTTCATCGACGAGCTGCACACCCTGGTCGGCGCCGGCGCCGCCGAGGGCGCCATCGACGCCGCCAGCATCCTCAAGCCGATGCTGGCCCGCGGCGAGTTGCAGACCATCGGTGCCACCACGCTGGACGAGTACCGCAAGTACCTGGAGAAGGACGCCGCGCTCGAACGCCGCTTCCAGCCGATCCAGGTCGCGGAGCCCTCGCTGCCGCACACCATCGAGATCCTCAAGGGCCTGCGGGACCGCTACGAGGCGCACCACCGCGTCTCCATCACGGACTCGGCCCTGGTCGCGGCGGCCCAGCTGGCCGACCGCTACATCTCGGACCGCTTCCTGCCCGACAAGGCGATCGACCTGATCGACGAGGCCGGCTCGCGGATGCGCATCCGCCGGATGACGGCCCCGCCGGACCTGCGCGAGTTCGACGAGAAGATCGCGAACGTGCGCCGGGAGAAGGAGTCCGCGATCGACTCGCAGGACTTCGAGAAGGCCGCCTCGTTGCGTGACAACGAGAAGCAGCTGCTGACCGGCAAGGCGCAGCGCGAGAAGGAGTGGAAGTCCGGCGACATGGACGTCGTCGCCGAGGTGGACGAGGACCTCATCGCCGAGGTTCTGGCCGCCTCCACGGGCATCCCGGTCTTCAAGCTCACCGAGGAGGAGTCCTCGCGACTGCTGCGCATGGAGGACGAGCTGCACAAGCGCGTCATCGGCCAGCAGGACGCGATCAAGGCCCTCTCCCAGGCCATCCGCCGCACCAGGGCGGGCCTGAAGGACCCCAAGCGTCCCGGTGGCTCGTTCATCTTCGCCGGCCCGTCCGGCGTGGGTAAGACGGAGCTGTCCAAGACGCTCGCGGAGTTCCTCTTCGGCGACGAGGACGCGCTGATCTCCCTCGACATGTCGGAGTTCGGCGAGAAGCACACCGTCTCCCGGCTCTTCGGCTCCCCGCCCGGATACGTGGGGTACGAGGAGGGCGGCCAGCTCACCGAGAAGGTGCGCCGCAAGCCGTTCTCCGTGGTCCTCTTCGACGAGGTCGAGAAGGCCCACCCGGACATCTTCAACTCGCTGTTGCAGATCCTGGAGGACGGTCGGCTGACCGACTCCCAGGGCCGGGTGGTGGACTTCAAGAACACCGTCATCATCATGACCACCAACCTCGGTACCCGGGACATCTCCAAGGGCTTCAACCTCGGGTTCGCGGTGGCCGGCGACGTCGCCACCGGGTACGAGCGGATGAAGGCCAAGGTCAACGACGAGCTGAAGCAGCACTTCCGCCCGGAGTTCCTGAACCGTGTCGACGACACGGTGGTCTTCCACCAGCTCACCAAGGACGACATCATCAAGATCGTCGATCTGATGATCGCCCAGGTGGACGAGCGCCTGAAGGACCGCGACATGGCGATCGAGCTGAGCACGGACGCCAAGGAGCACCTGGCCAAGCGCGGCTACGACCCGGTGCTGGGCGCCCGCCCGCTGCGGCGCACCATCCAGCGCGACATCGAGGACGTGCTCTCGGAGAAGATCCTCTTCGGCGAGCTGCGCCCCGGTCACATCGTGGTGGTGGGCACGGAGGGCGAGGGCAAGGACAAGAAGTTCACCTTCCGGGGTGAGGAGAAGTCCTCGCTGCCGGACGCCCCGCCGGTGGAGCAGGCGGCCAAGGGCGGTCCCAAGCTCTCCAAGGACTGA
- a CDS encoding alpha/beta hydrolase family protein — MSASPVSGTAAGVPFTALPPAVPAPAAAPLLVTWHMMDAPRTDAAFAAALPLVELPAWRVHLGMPWCGAREPAEGMSAAIARTRDNTVLGYLAPVVDQATEEFGGALAALRSRLPLDEGPISVVGGSLGGAVALNVLAAGDVPVRAAAVINAGIRARSVVDLVESATGRRQPVRPAAEEAADRLDFVARAGDITAGAGGAPLLVVSGELDYPALRRDAAELVSALRAHHARPAAVRLLRVPELAHPLAERPGVEPAPPLPAARVVGEALTAFFAPLLAAGEEPPHG, encoded by the coding sequence ATGAGCGCGAGTCCCGTCAGCGGCACGGCGGCCGGCGTGCCGTTCACGGCGCTGCCGCCGGCCGTCCCGGCGCCGGCCGCCGCTCCGCTGCTGGTCACCTGGCACATGATGGACGCGCCCCGCACGGACGCCGCGTTCGCCGCCGCGCTGCCGCTGGTCGAGCTGCCGGCCTGGCGGGTGCATCTGGGGATGCCCTGGTGCGGGGCCAGGGAGCCGGCCGAGGGGATGTCGGCGGCCATCGCCCGCACCAGGGACAACACGGTGCTCGGCTATCTGGCTCCGGTGGTCGACCAGGCCACCGAGGAGTTCGGGGGCGCCCTCGCGGCGCTGCGCTCCCGGCTGCCGCTGGACGAGGGACCGATCTCGGTGGTGGGCGGCTCCCTCGGCGGCGCGGTCGCGCTCAACGTGCTGGCCGCCGGCGACGTGCCGGTGCGGGCGGCGGCCGTGATCAACGCGGGGATCAGGGCCCGTTCCGTGGTCGACCTGGTGGAGAGCGCCACGGGCCGGCGTCAGCCCGTCAGGCCAGCCGCCGAGGAGGCCGCCGACCGGCTGGACTTCGTGGCCAGGGCGGGGGATATCACCGCCGGAGCGGGCGGGGCGCCGCTGCTGGTGGTCAGCGGCGAGCTCGACTACCCGGCGCTGCGCCGGGACGCCGCCGAGCTGGTGTCGGCGCTGCGTGCCCACCACGCCCGGCCGGCGGCGGTGCGGCTGCTCCGGGTGCCGGAGCTGGCGCATCCGCTGGCCGAGCGCCCCGGCGTCGAGCCCGCGCCGCCGCTGCCGGCCGCCCGCGTGGTGGGAGAGGCCCTCACGGCCTTCTTCGCCCCCCTGCTGGCGGCCGGAGAGGAGCCCCCGCATGGCTGA
- a CDS encoding NADPH-dependent F420 reductase — protein MDIGVLGAGRMAEALGSQWARAGHRLLVSGRDRGRTAALAARLGPAARAGDFAEAAAFGEVVLLAVRAEGALDVLAAAGAGEGALAGRPLIDCVNEVAPGFVLASDGGPSMAARVARAAPGARVVKGFNLCHEDVWRMTPPVFDGVPLAVPLCGDDPEALETAGRLVRDLGCVPLAGGSLARAGLLEATAALVIGLWVGADEDARAMLPPLSHASGPPAAPGAAGDQSVPGSR, from the coding sequence GTGGACATCGGTGTGTTGGGCGCCGGCCGGATGGCAGAGGCGCTGGGGAGCCAGTGGGCGCGGGCCGGGCATCGGCTGCTGGTGAGCGGGCGCGACCGGGGGCGGACGGCGGCGCTGGCCGCCCGGCTGGGGCCGGCGGCGCGGGCCGGCGACTTCGCCGAGGCCGCGGCGTTCGGCGAGGTGGTGCTGCTGGCTGTCCGCGCCGAGGGCGCGCTCGACGTGTTGGCCGCTGCCGGCGCTGGCGAGGGAGCGCTGGCGGGGCGGCCCCTGATCGACTGCGTCAACGAGGTGGCGCCCGGCTTCGTGCTGGCCTCGGACGGGGGCCCGTCGATGGCCGCCCGCGTCGCGCGGGCGGCGCCTGGGGCCAGGGTGGTGAAGGGCTTCAACCTCTGCCACGAGGACGTCTGGCGGATGACCCCGCCGGTCTTCGACGGGGTCCCGCTCGCTGTCCCGCTGTGCGGGGACGATCCGGAGGCGTTGGAGACGGCCGGCCGGCTGGTCCGCGATCTCGGCTGTGTCCCCCTGGCCGGCGGGAGCCTGGCCAGGGCCGGGTTGTTGGAGGCGACGGCCGCGCTGGTGATCGGCCTGTGGGTGGGCGCGGACGAGGACGCCAGGGCGATGCTTCCGCCGCTGAGCCACGCCTCCGGCCCACCCGCGGCTCCTGGGGCCGCTGGGGATCAGTCCGTGCCCGGCAGCCGGTAG
- a CDS encoding A/G-specific adenine glycosylase translates to MTATTATETAPGEAAPETDPLALHTPVIEWFHHNARDLPWRRPEAGAWGVMVSEFMLQQTPVSRVLPVYEEWLKRWPRPADLAAEAAGEAVRAWGRLGYPRRALRLHGAAAAIAERHGGEVPTDHHQLLALPGVGEYTAAAVASFAYQQRHAVLDTNVRRVFARAVTGTEYPPNATTAAERKLARMLLPNEASTAARWAAATMELGALLCTARSPECGRCPIAELCAWRGAGSPKHQGAPRRGQTYVGTDRQVRGKLLAVLRDAATPVPRAVLDRVWHDPEQRARALGGLVSDGLAERLPDGRYRLPGTD, encoded by the coding sequence ATGACTGCGACGACTGCGACTGAGACAGCGCCGGGCGAAGCGGCTCCGGAAACGGACCCCCTGGCCCTCCACACGCCGGTGATCGAGTGGTTCCACCACAACGCCCGTGACCTGCCCTGGCGACGGCCCGAGGCCGGCGCCTGGGGCGTCATGGTCAGCGAGTTCATGCTTCAGCAGACCCCCGTCAGCCGCGTGCTGCCGGTCTACGAGGAGTGGCTGAAACGCTGGCCACGCCCCGCCGACCTGGCCGCGGAGGCGGCGGGCGAGGCGGTGCGCGCCTGGGGCCGGCTCGGCTACCCGAGACGGGCCCTGCGCCTCCACGGTGCCGCCGCCGCCATAGCGGAACGGCACGGCGGCGAGGTCCCGACCGACCACCACCAGCTGCTGGCGCTGCCGGGCGTCGGCGAGTACACGGCGGCGGCCGTGGCCTCGTTCGCGTACCAGCAACGGCACGCGGTGCTGGACACCAATGTGCGACGGGTCTTCGCCCGCGCCGTCACCGGAACCGAGTACCCGCCCAACGCCACCACCGCCGCCGAGCGCAAGCTGGCCCGGATGCTGCTGCCCAACGAGGCGTCCACGGCGGCCCGTTGGGCGGCGGCCACCATGGAGCTCGGCGCGCTGCTCTGCACCGCGCGCTCCCCCGAGTGCGGCCGGTGCCCCATCGCTGAGCTGTGCGCCTGGCGGGGCGCCGGATCCCCGAAGCACCAGGGCGCGCCCCGCCGGGGCCAGACCTATGTGGGCACCGACCGGCAGGTGCGCGGCAAGCTGCTGGCGGTGCTCCGCGACGCGGCGACCCCGGTGCCCCGCGCGGTGCTCGACCGCGTCTGGCACGATCCGGAGCAGCGGGCCAGAGCGCTGGGCGGCCTGGTCAGCGACGGCCTCGCCGAGCGCCTTCCCGACGGCCGCTACCGGCTGCCGGGCACGGACTGA
- a CDS encoding histone-like nucleoid-structuring protein Lsr2 produces MAQKVQVLLLDDLSGGEADETVTFALDGKTYEIDLNSENADKLRDALEPYVKAGRRAGSGRTARGRGRAAVAGATAGGATQDTAKIRAWAKENGYDVNDRGRVPANIREAYEKAGV; encoded by the coding sequence GTGGCACAGAAGGTTCAGGTCCTTCTCCTCGATGACCTCAGCGGTGGCGAGGCTGACGAGACAGTTACGTTCGCCCTCGACGGCAAGACTTACGAGATCGACCTCAACTCCGAAAACGCCGACAAGTTGCGCGATGCGCTTGAGCCCTATGTGAAGGCTGGTCGGCGTGCCGGCAGTGGCCGCACCGCTCGGGGCCGCGGTCGGGCGGCCGTGGCGGGCGCGACCGCGGGTGGCGCCACCCAGGACACCGCGAAAATCCGCGCTTGGGCGAAGGAGAACGGATACGACGTCAATGACAGGGGCCGCGTTCCCGCGAACATCCGCGAGGCGTACGAGAAGGCCGGCGTCTGA
- a CDS encoding winged helix-turn-helix transcriptional regulator: protein MPDFMADCPARLAFDLLGNTWSGVVVWALREGPRRPAELRRRIGGISGKVLHETLRRLERDGLVAHERFAEAPPRVDYRLTSLGRGLLPALDAVGDWAHRHGPEVLAAQDAAEAQPGAGGDAPASPC, encoded by the coding sequence ATGCCCGACTTCATGGCGGACTGCCCGGCCAGGCTGGCGTTCGACCTGCTGGGAAACACCTGGAGCGGGGTGGTGGTCTGGGCGCTGCGCGAGGGGCCGCGCCGCCCCGCCGAGCTGCGACGGCGGATCGGCGGCATCAGCGGCAAGGTGCTGCACGAGACGCTGCGCCGGTTGGAACGCGACGGGTTGGTGGCCCACGAGCGGTTCGCCGAGGCGCCGCCCCGGGTCGACTACCGGCTGACGTCGTTGGGGCGCGGCCTGCTGCCCGCGCTGGACGCGGTCGGCGACTGGGCCCACCGGCACGGCCCCGAGGTGCTCGCCGCCCAGGACGCGGCGGAGGCCCAACCCGGGGCCGGGGGCGACGCACCGGCATCGCCGTGCTGA
- a CDS encoding DNA-3-methyladenine glycosylase I → MEDKQAVTGPDGVSRCPWGVAPEDYRVYHDEEWGRPVRGDDALFERLSLEAFQSGLSWLTILRRREGFRAVFAGFAIAEVARFTEADEARLLADPGIIRNRLKVRATLANAAVIAEWAEGELTELIWSFAPDPAGRPVPHSTADIPATTPESIALAKELKRRGIRFVGPTTAYALMQACGLVDDHLAGCHARRG, encoded by the coding sequence ATGGAAGACAAGCAGGCCGTCACCGGCCCGGACGGGGTGTCCCGCTGCCCCTGGGGCGTGGCCCCCGAGGACTACCGGGTCTATCACGACGAGGAGTGGGGCCGCCCGGTGCGCGGCGATGACGCGCTGTTCGAGCGGCTGTCCCTGGAGGCGTTCCAGTCGGGCCTGTCCTGGCTGACGATCCTGCGCCGCCGCGAGGGCTTCCGGGCCGTCTTCGCCGGCTTCGCGATCGCCGAGGTCGCCCGCTTCACCGAGGCCGACGAGGCCAGGCTCCTCGCCGATCCGGGGATCATCCGCAACCGCCTCAAGGTCCGGGCCACGCTGGCGAACGCCGCGGTGATCGCCGAGTGGGCAGAAGGCGAGCTGACGGAGCTGATCTGGTCGTTCGCCCCCGATCCGGCCGGCAGGCCCGTCCCCCACAGCACGGCGGACATACCGGCCACCACGCCGGAGTCGATCGCCCTGGCCAAGGAGCTGAAGCGGCGCGGCATCCGGTTCGTCGGCCCCACCACGGCCTATGCGCTGATGCAGGCGTGCGGCCTGGTGGACGACCACCTGGCCGGCTGCCACGCCAGGCGGGGCTGA
- a CDS encoding GNAT family N-acetyltransferase yields MAEHGWWIGTARTVDEVLSAGPLYDERPRPAWAERFLASPGHHLLLAYAEGAEGPVGMVTGVEMTHPDKGTEMFLHELGVAPSHRRRGVGRGLVEALAELARERGCHGMWVAVDTDNEPALATYRSAGGSFEGPCTVVNWPLAAADPPG; encoded by the coding sequence ATGGCTGAGCACGGCTGGTGGATCGGCACGGCCCGCACGGTGGACGAGGTGCTGTCCGCCGGTCCGCTCTACGACGAGCGGCCCAGGCCCGCCTGGGCGGAGCGCTTTCTCGCCTCCCCCGGGCACCATCTGCTGCTGGCGTACGCCGAGGGCGCCGAGGGGCCGGTCGGGATGGTCACGGGCGTCGAGATGACGCACCCGGACAAGGGCACCGAGATGTTCCTCCACGAACTGGGCGTGGCGCCCTCCCACCGGCGGCGCGGCGTGGGGCGCGGCCTGGTGGAGGCGCTGGCCGAGCTGGCGCGCGAGCGGGGCTGCCACGGGATGTGGGTGGCGGTCGACACGGACAACGAGCCGGCCCTGGCGACCTACCGCTCGGCCGGTGGCAGCTTCGAGGGGCCGTGCACGGTGGTGAACTGGCCTCTGGCCGCCGCCGACCCGCCCGGCTGA